GTTAATTAAATCTGGATCCCCGCGTTCGCGAGGATGACAGTCTCATCTGGATTCCCTTTGGAGTTTGCCCTCGAGTTTCATCAAGGATGGGAATGACAAAATATTCCGAGTGCAAAATTTGTCTTACAAATTTTGCCTATTTTAAATTTTTATGAAAAAAGAAATAATTATTATTTCTCTTGGTGGGTCGCTTATTGTTCCAAATGAAATTGATTTTAATTTTTTGAAAAATTTTAGAAAATTAATTTTAAAATATTTAAAAAA
The Candidatus Kuenenbacteria bacterium HGW-Kuenenbacteria-1 genome window above contains:
- a CDS encoding UMP kinase, giving the protein MKKEIIIISLGGSLIVPNEIDFNFLKNFRKLILKYLK